GAGCCCCGAGGCCCGGGGGCCCCTCGAAGACAAGGGGCTGGGGACCCCCGAGCACTGCCCGGGCCAGTGCCTGCCGTGGGCGTGCAAGGCGTGTAAGAGGAAGTCCGTGTCCGTGGACCGGCGGCGGGCGGCCACGCTGAGGGAGAAACGCAGGCTCAAGAAGGTGAACGAGGCCTTCGAGGCCCTGAAGCGGAGCACCCTGCTGAACCCCAACCAGCGGCTGCCCAAGGTGGAGATCCTGCGGAGCGCCATCCAGTACATCGAGCGCCTGCAGGCCCTGCTCAGCTCCCTCCGCCAGGAGGAGCGTGGGCTGCGCTGCCCGCGGGGCGGGCCCCAGGCGGGGGTAAgtggctgcccacctgccccgagggagggggcgcagcctcaggcccCTACGTGGGCTCATCCAGCCCATCCTGTGTCCCGTGTCCTTTTCAGATGGGACAAGCAGAGATGGGGGGGGGCGGTCCGAAGGAGGAGCCAGGGAACAAGTCCAGAGTCAGCCGGGTGCAGTGTCTGGGATGGACaggtctgcccccacccccgcaaccTGGCACCCCAGCACTTGCatagggaggccctggctgggccgGACACCCTGATCTCAGGGTCAGGAAAACCAGGCGCCCCTTTAAGCTGGTGTCGTGTCCACCCCAGATGGAAGCCAGGaaaggcctgggagctggggctctGTGGCTAggcgggggcagggaaggggtgaATTGTGACGCTCCTGGGCGGAGGGGCGACCTGCTGGAGGGGTAGCCTCAGCACAGGAGCTTCTGCCCTGGGGACTGGACAGAGGGCACCACAGAGACGGCTGTGCCTGACCTTGGGCTTCCGTGTCTAGCAGGTTCCCAGTGAATGCAGCTCCCACAGCGCCTCCTGCAGTCCAGAGTGGGGCAGCGCCCTGGAGTTCGGCCCCAACCCAGGGGGTAAGTGAGGTGGGACCTTGGTCAGCTTGGCTCAAATCCCTCAGCCTTGTCCAGCCCGGGGAGCCCCTCTTCCCTTATCCCCTGCCCCCGGCTCCTCCCCTTGGCCTCGGCAGCGTGGACTAAAGCCTTGGCCAGCTAGAAGCCGCCCTCCTGcagctctgccctgccccaggggtccctgggagtcCCTGAGTCTGTGCTGCCTAAGGCCAgcaagagcagggggcagggcgtCTCCCAGGACACACCAGCCCGGCTCCACCTCCCTCCGCCCCAGGGCAGTCGGGATAGCTGCTTccaaccccagcccagccccaggaggaGTTGGGAGGAGGCACCAGTCCCACCAGTCCCACGCGTGCCACTGGGACGGGCAGTAGCAATCCTCTGCCTGTCGCCAGGTGACTccgcccaccttctccccacagacCATCTGCTCCCAGCGGACCCTGCCGACGCCCACAACCTGCACTCGCTCACCTCCATCGTGGACAGCATCACCATGGAGGACGTCTCTGTGGCCTTCCCGGACGAAACCCTGCCCAACTGAGGTGGTCTGCGGCCAGCGGCCAGGGGCCCACAGGCTGGCCACAGATGCCGCCACTTGGGGCCTGGGGGCCGCCTACGCCAGGCTGTCCTGAGGCCAGgaggccagcctgccccctcctcgCCTGTTGAAGGTTAAGCCACCACCCAGAGAGGGAGTGGGCGCTCTCACTCGGCTGACTGCTCAGAGCTCCCAGGGCCATCCGGGTCCAGGGAGACAGAGCAGGGGACCAGAGCGCCTGCGGGGGCCCCCTCAGGGGCAAACTCAGGAGCTTCCCTTCGATTATAACCCAGCCttccactcctcccacccccaaaatcCCGTCCTGACCCAGACACACGGTGCACCTGCGTCTGCTCTTCCTGAGGCAGCGGCCGGGCTGGGCCTGCCCTGACTCGGGAGCAGGAAGAGGTGTCCCTGTCCCCAGGTCCCGGGGCCAAGCTTCTGCGTGAACACTGGGAACTCCCAGGTTTCTGTTGTTTGTTCTGCGTGTTGTTTGTGAAGCTGCCATCTGACCAAGGTGTCCTGTGCCGAGGTGCCCGGGacgggatggggggcggggctctTGGGGTGACTTCCTTTGATAACTAAGCCTTGTGTGGTTTTGctattgttttgtaatttttttgctAACTTATttggatttccttttttaaaaaatgaataaacactgGGTGCTAGATGTCCGTGATGATGTAGACAAGggtgcctgccgctcctgccccCCTCAGTCCAGACACGCCCAGGATCAGTCGTGAGCTCCCATTGCTGGTGCTCACCaggccctgggacccccggaaGCCAGGTCGGTCCACAGGCCAGGGAAGACCTGCCGGCCCCCTGCTGAGGCCTGGCACCCTCTAATTCATGACACCGTGCACTCACTACCACCCCGCCAGGTCCTCCAATGAACTGAGCCCAGGCCTGGCGctcagcccacaccccgggcGGGGGTGCAGCTTGGATTTGAGGGTTTCCCTCCCTAatccctgcctctcctctggTGTGGCATCACCAGGAGCCCGTAGGGACGTGAGAGATGATGGAATCCCACTGCACCCTGCCGTCGTCCATCATCCGGGCAGAGGGGActgtggcctggcctgcagcccaGAGGAGGGATTCAGCAGTGGGGGAAGCAAATGGGGGCCCCCCAAGAACCACTACGGGAAGggaagctggggctgctgctTTTCAGTCTGGCTTCCTGAGGGGAACAAGGACTGGACACCTGACACGAGGGTCAACTGGGGAGGCATCAGGAGCTAGAATTTCCATGGACCATGAACATCCACTAAAAACTTTATTAATTCCAACTGCTTCAGGCTGTTTGTCTGATTTATTGCAAATTATAAGTTTCAGAATCATGACAGAAGTCAGGACTCTGCGTGTGGTCCCCTCCAGCCCCGACTCAGTTCTCTGGGGCCCTTAAGGGGGGACCCCAGTGGCTGAGAAGGTGCTGGTGCCCGAGGGCTCAGCCCTCCAGACTTGCTCCTGAAGACAGGGCCCCACATGCAGCCCCCCCGGGTGTGCCCAGAAACTCTGCATTAGAAAAAggcggaggaggcaggcaggctcaggccctgggcgaGGGCGAGGGCAAGGCCTGGTGGGAAACACAGGCTGGGCCAACCACATGGGGGTTTCCCTCTGCCTTTGTATCTGGTGTGGCCTCTCGCCCTCGGGAAGGGTGCAGGGAACACCTGGGTCCCTCCCTGACTCACTGGCCTTGGACAGGAGGGCTGCTCAGGCCCATTGCCTCTGCCCAGCACCCTCCAGGCTCCTGGGGACACTGCCCACTGCCTTCAGGtgccccctggctgggctggggctggccaaGGGCCTCTGTCTCTGTTCAGGAGCTGGGGCTCTGGGGTTGCTGgatacatttttagtttattcctCTTTAGTTATCATGTCATTTGGGAGCTGAGGTTCATATATATACGCTGGTGAGGAGGAGCCGTCCTCAGCAATGGTGACCAGGGTTGGCAGCTCCCGCCGTGCCGGGTGTGGTCACGGCCTGCCTTGCTTCCCACACGGAGGACGCAGCTGGGACTGCACAGTGACGGCCGCGCTGCCAGCCTCACGCTGGTCGCGAAGCCCAGGGACTTTCCACATTAACAAGAGCGCAGCCTTCACCATTACATTCCCCAGAAGGATGAATGAATAATGAGGGCAGTTCTTTAGGGAAATTAGCTTAAGTCCCAGTCTCCGGTGGAAGCACCTACAATAAATCAAACTGGGTTAATCAAACGTCTCGGAATAAGACTTTGGGGAATCAGGCTGGAAGGAGATCATGGCTGGCAAGAGGTATGGCAGCAGGcaggctgcccctccctcccaccccccggcACAAGCAGCCCAAACCACCCTCTCAGGCCCGGGGTTTGTACGAGCAGAAGCTACCGCCCACCAGCTCTCTGCCGAGCTGCTTCCCCGAGCACAGCCTGGGCTTGGAGGATGCGAACATGGCAGATGAGCTCCAGGTTAGAAGAGGCCAGAGCCATGTTTAAGTTGTCGTAAAACCAGGTTGTTTATTGGTAggacacgcacacgcacacgcatagGCACCCCCCAGGCACCCCCCTCCCAATGCACTGAGCTGGCACAGCGCTGAGCAGGGACCTGGCAGGAAGCTGTGAGGGCTCAGGCCTCGTGACTGCAAATACACTGACTGAGCAACAGCCTCCTCTGATCAGCAGACAGCAGCCTCGTCACCCACCGGTCTCTCCCCCATCACCTCCCTACACACTGCACGATGCCCTGAAGGACCCAGGGCCCACCAGCTGCTGCCTTATGACACAACCACGTGGAGGATGAAGTGGAGGACGGCTGCGGCCGCGCCCACGTACCCGCTTATCGGGTCCCCTGACCGTCACATGGCCTTGTAGTCCCCACTCCACCAACCGGGGCCTGGGGTTTCTCCACGACCTGCACATCCATCACCCAAGCACAGGGGCTTTCTCTCCCCGCCCATCATCTCCACAGTGGCTGATGCCGGGGGCGGGCAGGGCATGAGGGgagccccacccccccagcatgGGGACCTCACCTCTGAGACGTCGCCAAGTGCTGAGCCTGGCACTGCCCCACTAGCACAGCCTCCTGCAGAACCAGGtccagctgctcagcacctgctGGGAGTGTggccacacacctgcctctgctctCGCTTGGATGGAGCCGGGTTCCACCCACATCCTGAACGTGGGTCCCCGGCACTTCCCTGCACTGTGTTGGGTGAGGAAGAGCATTTCCTGGGAATGACATGCTGCTGGGGAACGCTGCCCGCTTGGTAGAAACTTCTGGAGGAGGCAGGCCCTGCACACCCAGGGAGCCCTGAGCAAGGGGTGGAAGGATGGCCTTCACCCACATTCGatgacctgggcctgggcccgaCTCACTTAGGGGGGAGCCTCACGTTCTtcccaggagagaaggggaggcagCCTCAGCATCCCTTCTCCCCAAACCGGAGGCTGAGGCAGTGCATACTCACTCCACCGCCGCCCACGCTATGGGGCTGGGGTTCCTGCAGGGGGCCGAGGGGCTGAGGGGCCGAGGGGCCGAGGGGCCGAGGGGCAGGGTGCAGAGCagggctggcagggcctggggtgaTCTCTGTCCTGCCCAGAGCTAAGGCCACAGGTCCCGACGTCCCgcgcccttcccctgccccccagcagctCTACCCCACCCTGGACGGGAGGCATCCCTCTGCCCTTGAGGTGAGGCCACCACAGCCCTCTGGTCTCCTCCACTGACCAGCCCGCGCCTCACTGAATGGGGGCTGTTTCCACACCTGGACCCTTGGCCCAAAGCTCAGGGGCCCATTTCTCCCagattcttctcaaatgcacacgCGGGATTCAGCTTAGGCCAGGCCTGggacctcctccccagcctcacccaggaCAGGCCTGCTGCCGCCCAGCCCCGCAGGGGGTCCTGGAGCAGAAGCCATGGAAGTCAGGCCACTGGGCACAgccaggacagggacagggaccagAGGCAGAGAGCCCACGTGCAGTCTGAGGTGCCCTTTTCTTGGCAAGGTCGCCTGGCCCGGGTCGGTGCCCTGGTCTCCCCTGGAGGTCGGAgtccaggccaggccaggaccAGGCGGGAGGGGGAGTCACACCACCCGGGGCTGCATGACTCCAGGAGGCCCAGCCACAGCAGACGACAAAGGACACgcggggcctggggtggtggACGGCCCAGGGGTGGGCGCGAATATTCTGAGATCCAGGGCGGCTGGAGAGTCGCTGaagagcctggg
This sequence is a window from Eptesicus fuscus isolate TK198812 chromosome 24, DD_ASM_mEF_20220401, whole genome shotgun sequence. Protein-coding genes within it:
- the MYOG gene encoding myogenin; protein product: MELYETPPYFYQEPHFYDGENYLPVHLQGFEPPGYERTELSLSPEARGPLEDKGLGTPEHCPGQCLPWACKACKRKSVSVDRRRAATLREKRRLKKVNEAFEALKRSTLLNPNQRLPKVEILRSAIQYIERLQALLSSLRQEERGLRCPRGGPQAGVPSECSSHSASCSPEWGSALEFGPNPGDHLLPADPADAHNLHSLTSIVDSITMEDVSVAFPDETLPN